One part of the uncultured Bacteroides sp. genome encodes these proteins:
- a CDS encoding GH92 family glycosyl hydrolase → MRNKKLLAAIFTVLLQWVSNPVFVSAASSDSSSPVDYVNPLIGSQSTYELSTGNTYPAIALPWGMNFWVPQTGKMGDGWAYTYTANKIRGFKQTHQPSPWINDYGQFSIMPVVGSPVFNEEKRASWFSHKSEVAKPYYYKAYLADHDVVTEIAPTERAAMFRFTFPQNDSSFVVIDAFDKGSYIKIIPGENKIIGYTTKNSGGVPDNFKNYFVITFDKPFTYKYTFADGALKTAQEQTADHVGAVIGFKTTKGEIVHAKVASSFISFEQASLNLKELGNDSFDQVVAKGKAAWNKVLSKIEVEGGSLDQYRTFYSCMYRSLLFPRKFYELDATGKIVHYSPFNGQVLPGYLYTDSGFWDTFRCLFPFLNLMYPSANKEIQEGLINVYKESGFFPEWASPGHRGCMVGNNSASILVDAYMKGVKVADLETLYKGLIHGTENVHPTVSSTGRLGYEYYNKLGYVPYDVKIKENAARTLEYAYDDWCIYKLAKELKRPKKEIDLFAKRAMNYKNLFDKESKLMRGKNADGKFMTPFSPLKWGDAFTEGNSWHYTWSVFHDPQGLIDLMGGKDVFVNMLDSVFAVPPVFDASYYGGVIHEIREMQIMNMGNYAHGNQPIQHMIYMYNYAGQPWKAQYWLREVMNRMYTCNPDGYCGDEDNGQTSAWYVFSSLGFYPVCPGTDEYVLGAPLFKKATVYFENGNKLVINAPENSDKNRYIEAMTLNGKTYTKNYLKHADLQNGGEINIRMSEAPNKQRGIQKEDFPYSFSVNEKK, encoded by the coding sequence ATGAGAAATAAGAAATTATTAGCAGCTATTTTCACTGTGCTTTTGCAGTGGGTGTCAAATCCAGTTTTTGTATCTGCAGCCAGCAGTGATTCATCTTCACCGGTAGATTACGTCAATCCTTTGATTGGCAGCCAGTCTACTTATGAGTTATCAACCGGTAATACCTATCCTGCCATAGCCCTTCCCTGGGGAATGAACTTTTGGGTTCCTCAAACAGGTAAGATGGGTGATGGATGGGCTTACACGTATACAGCCAACAAGATTCGCGGGTTTAAGCAAACCCACCAGCCTAGTCCGTGGATAAATGACTACGGTCAGTTTTCAATAATGCCTGTGGTTGGTTCACCTGTCTTTAACGAAGAGAAACGTGCCAGCTGGTTTTCGCATAAATCAGAGGTAGCAAAGCCTTATTATTACAAAGCTTATCTTGCCGATCATGATGTGGTAACAGAGATTGCACCCACTGAACGTGCAGCAATGTTCCGTTTCACTTTTCCTCAGAACGACAGTTCCTTTGTGGTAATTGATGCTTTTGATAAAGGATCTTATATTAAAATTATCCCCGGAGAGAATAAGATCATCGGTTATACTACCAAGAACAGTGGAGGAGTCCCCGATAACTTTAAAAACTACTTTGTCATTACGTTCGATAAACCGTTTACTTACAAATACACTTTTGCCGATGGTGCTTTAAAAACAGCCCAGGAGCAAACAGCCGACCATGTAGGAGCTGTAATCGGATTTAAAACAACCAAAGGTGAAATTGTTCACGCCAAAGTAGCCTCTTCCTTTATCAGTTTCGAACAAGCTTCACTTAATTTAAAGGAACTGGGTAATGATAGCTTTGATCAGGTTGTTGCCAAAGGCAAAGCCGCATGGAATAAAGTGCTGAGCAAAATAGAAGTAGAAGGTGGCTCACTCGACCAATACCGCACGTTCTATTCCTGCATGTACCGCTCTTTACTTTTCCCTCGTAAGTTTTATGAACTGGATGCAACCGGTAAAATTGTCCATTACAGTCCGTTCAACGGTCAAGTGCTTCCCGGATATCTGTATACCGACTCCGGCTTCTGGGATACTTTCCGTTGCCTGTTCCCATTTCTTAATTTAATGTACCCATCAGCAAATAAAGAAATTCAGGAAGGACTTATTAATGTGTACAAGGAAAGCGGATTCTTCCCCGAATGGGCTAGCCCCGGACATCGTGGATGCATGGTAGGAAACAATTCAGCTTCTATATTGGTAGACGCTTATATGAAAGGCGTTAAGGTAGCCGACCTCGAAACCCTGTACAAAGGACTTATTCATGGCACAGAAAATGTACACCCAACAGTTTCCTCAACCGGACGCCTGGGATATGAGTATTACAACAAACTGGGCTATGTTCCTTACGATGTAAAGATCAAAGAGAATGCAGCACGTACACTTGAATATGCTTATGACGACTGGTGCATCTATAAACTGGCCAAAGAGTTGAAACGCCCAAAGAAGGAGATAGACTTGTTTGCCAAACGCGCCATGAATTATAAAAACCTGTTCGATAAAGAGAGCAAACTGATGCGTGGCAAGAATGCCGATGGTAAGTTTATGACTCCTTTCTCTCCGCTGAAGTGGGGAGATGCCTTCACCGAAGGAAACAGCTGGCATTACACCTGGTCGGTATTCCATGACCCACAAGGCCTGATAGACCTGATGGGTGGCAAGGATGTCTTTGTGAATATGCTCGATTCTGTATTTGCCGTACCGCCAGTGTTCGATGCAAGCTACTATGGAGGTGTTATCCATGAAATCCGTGAAATGCAGATTATGAATATGGGTAATTATGCACACGGCAATCAACCAATTCAGCACATGATCTACATGTACAACTATGCCGGTCAGCCGTGGAAAGCTCAATACTGGTTGCGTGAAGTAATGAATCGCATGTACACCTGCAACCCTGATGGTTATTGTGGTGACGAGGACAACGGACAAACCTCTGCCTGGTATGTTTTCTCTTCTTTGGGATTCTATCCTGTATGTCCCGGAACAGACGAGTATGTATTAGGTGCACCGTTATTCAAGAAAGCAACGGTTTATTTCGAAAACGGAAACAAGCTTGTTATCAATGCTCCTGAGAATAGTGATAAGAACCGTTATATAGAAGCAATGACGCTCAACGGTAAAACCTATACAAAGAATTACCTGAAGCATGCCGATTTACAAAACGGAGGAGAGATTAATATCCGTATGAGTGAAGCACCCAATAAGCAACGTGGTATTCAGAAGGAAGATTTTCCTTACTCGTTTTCAGTTAATGAAAAGAAATAA
- a CDS encoding glycoside hydrolase domain-containing protein produces the protein MCFVSDGNSLKNRYIQSASLNGEKFTRTWLTYKELMNGGTIQYKMGNKPNKSWGTSIKDRPYSVSVNLK, from the coding sequence TTGTGCTTTGTATCTGATGGCAATTCGCTTAAAAACCGTTATATCCAGTCGGCCAGTCTCAATGGGGAGAAGTTTACCCGTACATGGCTTACCTACAAGGAGCTGATGAATGGAGGTACAATTCAGTATAAAATGGGAAATAAACCTAATAAGTCATGGGGAACATCAATAAAAGACAGACCCTATTCTGTATCGGTCAATCTGAAATAA
- a CDS encoding DUF3823 domain-containing protein translates to MKKIVYSIVYALCLFCFTSCEYDNYEAPEETFKGTVIDNTAGKGFQTEVGDGGVRFKMLELSWSNNPTPWYFTCKQDGQFQDTKVFEGNYNITPLGAFVPFVQTDNTGKITKDESLTIDIKGTVTHEFKVDPFLAVSWVGEPVANSNSTISTQIKIERGTTDPNFQQNCIDVYLYVNYSSPYVGNNNYDSRYSVHLSGADANNAVGKTITLTTPVLPGSRIYYVRAGARIDYSVDGSRRYNYNEPKQVKVS, encoded by the coding sequence ATGAAAAAAATAGTATATTCAATAGTTTATGCACTCTGTCTGTTCTGCTTCACTTCCTGTGAGTATGATAATTATGAAGCACCTGAAGAAACATTTAAGGGTACAGTTATAGATAATACAGCAGGTAAAGGTTTCCAGACAGAAGTTGGTGATGGAGGCGTTCGCTTCAAGATGCTAGAACTTAGCTGGAGTAATAATCCTACTCCCTGGTATTTTACTTGTAAACAAGATGGGCAGTTCCAGGATACTAAAGTTTTCGAAGGCAATTATAATATAACTCCTCTGGGAGCATTTGTACCTTTTGTTCAGACCGACAATACCGGTAAAATAACCAAGGATGAAAGTCTGACAATTGATATAAAAGGAACTGTAACTCATGAATTCAAGGTTGATCCGTTTCTTGCTGTTTCATGGGTAGGAGAGCCGGTTGCAAATAGTAACAGTACCATCAGTACACAGATAAAGATAGAAAGAGGAACTACAGATCCTAATTTTCAGCAAAATTGTATTGATGTGTATCTGTATGTAAATTACTCTAGTCCTTACGTGGGAAATAATAACTACGACAGTCGTTATTCAGTTCACCTATCTGGCGCTGATGCAAATAATGCAGTTGGAAAGACCATCACTCTTACCACTCCGGTATTGCCAGGCAGCCGTATATACTATGTACGTGCCGGTGCCCGTATTGACTATAGCGTTGACGGAAGTAGAAGATATAACTATAACGAGCCTAAACAGGTAAAGGTTTCTTAG
- a CDS encoding RagB/SusD family nutrient uptake outer membrane protein, protein MKIAKYILCLFFIFNISSCINMDIPPMNVVQDKDVFGTSNGISSYMARLYSCLPIEDFRYTPTRLFNHFWLVNPPSCITGEGLSRDMGGASSENVDNKIFSDLYVLIRNCNYFLETIDQYKDNYTEKELNNWKGEAYFVRAVTYHALAKRYGGVPLVNNVLKYPDQPVDQLNVPRSSEEEVWKAVSADFDNAISLLSETNQRGRATKWAAYAFKSRAMLYAGSIAKYNQIQLFDSKNGNKRVCGMDASLAQGFFQQAYDAAKAVEGHHDLYMKDWKAGDLTAQYTNYLNLFSDAASTEAIFVKEYSYPESVHGFDAYNVPAQCKGANGYSSEISPTLDYVEMFDGLPKDSKGHLDVYNADGTYKLYNNTMDIFATAEPRLRATVILPGDQFKGESIEIRRGIYVGKDDAEAGQINRILPEGNTSRYENYVNVGGKTLIISSSNANQTAYTLHDGTKMNPAGASGYFTGDGTCALSGFTIRKWLSESTPKALVLENRATQPWIEMRYAEVLLTRAEAAAELASLGKTDYQNDAYSCIDKIRNRAGATLLSSSEKSSVASFISAVRKERRKELGFENKTWWDMKRWRVADKEQQNTRYYTLMPFYADYAGKYFFDIRWDERGNTYTFDTRWYYQQIPGNAISTSNNLIIQNPGY, encoded by the coding sequence ATGAAAATAGCTAAATATATATTGTGCTTGTTTTTTATCTTCAACATCTCTTCATGTATTAATATGGATATTCCTCCAATGAATGTTGTGCAGGATAAAGATGTTTTTGGTACAAGTAATGGTATTTCATCATATATGGCACGTCTTTACAGCTGTCTGCCAATAGAGGATTTTCGTTATACTCCTACACGTTTATTTAATCATTTCTGGCTTGTAAATCCTCCAAGTTGTATCACTGGTGAGGGATTAAGCCGTGATATGGGTGGTGCTTCCAGTGAAAATGTAGATAATAAAATTTTCAGTGATCTGTATGTTTTAATTCGTAATTGCAATTATTTCCTCGAAACAATCGATCAGTATAAAGATAACTATACAGAGAAAGAATTGAATAACTGGAAAGGCGAAGCTTACTTTGTAAGAGCCGTTACTTACCATGCACTTGCCAAACGTTACGGTGGTGTTCCTTTGGTAAATAATGTACTAAAGTATCCTGATCAACCAGTTGATCAGCTTAACGTTCCAAGATCTTCCGAAGAAGAGGTATGGAAAGCAGTATCAGCTGATTTTGACAATGCCATAAGCCTGCTTTCAGAAACTAATCAGCGCGGACGTGCTACCAAGTGGGCTGCTTATGCTTTTAAATCAAGGGCAATGTTGTATGCAGGTTCTATTGCAAAGTACAATCAGATACAACTATTTGATAGCAAAAACGGAAATAAACGTGTTTGTGGAATGGATGCAAGTCTGGCTCAGGGATTTTTCCAACAGGCTTATGATGCAGCGAAAGCTGTTGAAGGACATCATGATCTATACATGAAAGATTGGAAAGCCGGTGATTTGACTGCTCAATATACAAACTATCTGAATTTGTTTTCTGATGCAGCAAGTACAGAAGCCATTTTTGTGAAAGAATATTCTTATCCTGAATCAGTACACGGTTTTGATGCTTATAATGTTCCTGCACAATGTAAAGGTGCTAACGGATATTCTTCTGAAATAAGCCCAACACTCGACTATGTTGAGATGTTTGATGGTCTGCCAAAAGACAGTAAAGGACATCTTGATGTATATAATGCAGATGGTACTTATAAATTGTATAATAACACAATGGATATTTTTGCAACTGCCGAGCCACGTTTAAGAGCTACTGTAATTTTACCGGGAGATCAGTTTAAAGGTGAATCCATTGAAATTCGTCGTGGTATTTATGTAGGCAAAGATGATGCAGAGGCAGGACAGATTAACCGCATATTACCTGAAGGAAATACAAGCAGATATGAAAATTATGTAAATGTAGGTGGTAAAACACTCATTATTAGCTCATCTAATGCTAATCAAACAGCTTATACTCTTCATGACGGAACAAAGATGAACCCGGCTGGTGCCAGCGGATACTTTACTGGCGATGGTACATGTGCTTTATCTGGATTTACCATTCGTAAATGGTTAAGTGAAAGTACTCCAAAAGCTTTGGTTCTCGAAAACAGAGCAACTCAACCCTGGATTGAAATGCGTTATGCTGAGGTACTTCTAACTAGAGCAGAAGCTGCTGCAGAACTTGCTTCCTTAGGCAAGACTGATTATCAGAACGATGCTTATTCATGTATTGATAAAATACGTAACCGTGCAGGTGCAACTTTACTAAGTAGCTCTGAAAAATCATCTGTTGCAAGTTTCATTAGTGCAGTTCGTAAAGAACGTCGTAAAGAACTGGGCTTTGAAAATAAAACATGGTGGGATATGAAGCGTTGGAGAGTTGCAGATAAAGAACAACAAAACACTCGTTACTATACACTGATGCCATTCTATGCAGATTATGCAGGTAAGTATTTCTTCGATATCCGTTGGGATGAAAGAGGTAACACCTATACTTTTGATACAAGATGGTATTACCAACAAATACCTGGCAATGCAATTTCAACAAGTAATAATCTTATTATTCAGAATCCTGGTTACTAA
- a CDS encoding TonB-dependent receptor, translating to MKVTTFFLFFFVFCLMAENSNSQSARVNISKNDVALEAVLNEIESQTNYLFIYNNNVNVARKVSVKSKGKPVSEILDNLLKNTDIDYSMEGTHIILSNSEKTKSTAVAQQNNKVNISGRITDEQGEPIIGANIKVKGTTDATVSDFEGNFNLKITNPRAILQVTFIGYNTAEIALNGKTHVSVKLAEDRKILDEVVVVGYGSQKKVTLTGAVSAIKSDELLTTKNENAQNMLTGKVSGVRVVQKSSEPGAFNNTFDIRGLGNPLIIIDGVPRDNIARLDPNDIESLSVLKDASAAIYGVRAANGVVLITTKKGKVGTVDLDYSGSVGWQSPSGSPKTVSAAEWMILANEKKMHNVNGGTLRYSLAEIEEYASGKKQSTNWYDAVMRKNAPQTQHNISATGGNDKTQYYVSAGYEYQESFLRSNSLNYERYNVRSNVTSKISDRLKVELQISGIMDEKNQPYESADWIIRSFQRAAPIQPIYANNNPAYIQEGTVDGSNPVAMMDADICGYKRYNNKWFQSSFSAEYDVPYLTGLKAKAMLSYDYRNSDNKSYMKEYQLYNYDEAADKYNAVTHQSPSKVRREFYSKDMVLYQLSLNYNHTFNSSHNVNALVLLEGQKRNGDNFYAQRELALGLDQLFAGNSKNQEGNMSTGSGDLYKEANMGLVGRLGYDFKSKYLAEFSFRYDGSSKFAKGHQWGFFPSVSGGWRISEEGFWKDSKLNFINNMKVRASYGRMGDDSASSYQFVTGYTYPAGGSSNELPGGSVFDGTFVNSSVNKGIANQKITWFVAKTFDVGFDMEAWNGLLGVSADYFTRDRSGLLTTRAMSLPVVVGASLPQENLNGDFTNGLELELNHRNHIGDFKYNAKGIFSVTRTQNTYQEMSAKGNSYDNWRNNSNDRYQNIWWGYGSNGIYQSYQDIANSSVYASRSTLPGDYIYEDWNGDGIISDLDRHPISFSGTPIVNFGLTLGAEWKGFDLNLLFQGSTMNYVSYVEQLIEPMWGSDYSNALAMFLDRWHPADSSADPYDPNTQWVSGDLAYTGSVPESDSKFRIHNASYVRLKSAELGYTLPSALTKKVGIKSVRMFVNGYNLFTLSSMKYIDPEHPSDSYGNLYPLNRTISLGLNVKF from the coding sequence ATGAAAGTTACTACATTCTTTCTTTTCTTCTTTGTATTTTGTTTAATGGCTGAGAATAGCAATTCTCAGAGTGCCAGAGTCAACATATCAAAGAATGATGTTGCATTAGAAGCTGTACTGAATGAGATAGAGAGTCAAACAAACTATCTTTTCATTTACAATAATAATGTGAATGTTGCCCGTAAAGTTTCAGTAAAATCGAAAGGAAAACCTGTTTCTGAAATATTGGATAACTTATTGAAGAATACTGATATTGATTATTCAATGGAAGGAACACATATTATTCTTTCAAATTCAGAAAAAACAAAATCAACTGCTGTTGCTCAACAAAATAATAAAGTAAACATAAGTGGTAGAATTACCGATGAACAAGGTGAACCTATTATTGGTGCAAATATTAAAGTAAAAGGCACAACAGATGCTACAGTAAGTGATTTTGAAGGTAATTTTAATCTGAAAATCACTAATCCAAGAGCCATATTGCAAGTTACTTTTATTGGATACAATACCGCAGAAATAGCTCTGAATGGTAAGACTCATGTATCCGTTAAATTAGCCGAAGATCGTAAAATTCTTGACGAAGTTGTTGTTGTAGGATATGGCTCTCAAAAGAAAGTAACTCTTACCGGAGCGGTATCAGCTATTAAGAGTGATGAGCTGCTTACTACTAAGAATGAAAATGCTCAGAATATGCTTACTGGTAAAGTTTCGGGTGTTCGCGTTGTTCAGAAGAGTAGTGAACCGGGAGCATTTAATAACACATTTGATATTCGTGGCCTAGGTAATCCTTTGATTATTATTGATGGTGTGCCACGCGATAACATTGCCCGACTTGATCCAAATGATATAGAAAGTCTTTCTGTCCTGAAAGATGCATCAGCTGCTATATATGGTGTCAGAGCTGCTAACGGGGTAGTATTGATAACTACTAAAAAAGGTAAAGTCGGTACGGTAGATCTTGATTATAGCGGTTCTGTAGGCTGGCAAAGTCCATCAGGATCTCCAAAGACTGTGTCGGCTGCTGAATGGATGATTTTGGCTAACGAAAAGAAGATGCACAATGTAAATGGAGGCACTTTACGTTATTCTCTTGCTGAAATAGAGGAATATGCAAGCGGTAAAAAGCAAAGTACAAATTGGTACGATGCTGTAATGAGAAAAAATGCTCCGCAAACACAGCATAATATAAGTGCTACCGGAGGTAATGACAAAACTCAGTATTATGTATCTGCTGGTTATGAATATCAGGAATCATTCTTACGTAGCAATAGTCTGAACTATGAACGCTATAATGTTCGTTCAAATGTAACAAGCAAGATATCCGATCGTTTAAAAGTTGAGTTGCAAATAAGTGGTATTATGGACGAGAAGAATCAGCCTTATGAAAGTGCCGACTGGATTATTCGTTCATTCCAGCGTGCAGCTCCAATTCAGCCTATTTATGCTAATAATAATCCTGCCTATATTCAGGAAGGAACAGTTGATGGATCTAATCCTGTTGCTATGATGGATGCTGATATTTGCGGATATAAAAGATATAATAATAAATGGTTCCAATCTTCATTCAGTGCAGAATATGATGTTCCTTACCTTACAGGACTTAAGGCTAAGGCCATGTTAAGCTACGATTACAGAAACTCTGATAATAAATCATACATGAAGGAATATCAGCTTTATAACTATGATGAGGCTGCTGATAAATATAATGCTGTAACTCACCAGAGTCCAAGTAAAGTTCGTCGTGAGTTTTATTCAAAAGATATGGTATTGTACCAACTTTCATTGAATTACAACCATACATTCAATTCATCTCACAATGTAAATGCATTGGTGTTACTTGAAGGTCAGAAAAGAAACGGCGATAACTTCTATGCTCAAAGAGAGCTAGCTTTAGGGCTTGATCAGTTGTTTGCCGGCAACAGCAAGAACCAGGAAGGTAACATGAGCACCGGATCGGGTGATTTATATAAAGAAGCCAATATGGGATTAGTTGGAAGATTAGGTTATGATTTCAAATCTAAATATCTGGCTGAGTTCAGTTTCCGTTATGACGGTTCTTCAAAATTTGCAAAAGGACATCAATGGGGATTCTTCCCTTCTGTTTCAGGAGGATGGCGTATCTCTGAAGAAGGTTTCTGGAAAGATTCTAAACTCAATTTCATTAATAATATGAAGGTTCGTGCTTCATACGGTAGAATGGGAGATGACAGTGCTTCAAGTTATCAGTTTGTTACTGGTTACACTTACCCTGCCGGAGGATCAAGCAACGAGTTACCTGGCGGATCTGTATTTGATGGAACATTCGTAAACAGTTCTGTAAATAAAGGTATTGCAAACCAAAAGATAACATGGTTTGTGGCTAAAACATTTGATGTTGGTTTCGATATGGAAGCATGGAATGGCTTGTTAGGTGTGTCTGCTGATTACTTTACTCGTGATCGTTCAGGCTTGCTTACTACCCGTGCCATGAGTTTACCAGTTGTTGTTGGTGCCAGTCTGCCTCAGGAAAACTTGAATGGTGACTTTACCAATGGTCTGGAACTTGAGTTGAATCATCGCAATCACATTGGAGATTTTAAATACAATGCAAAAGGAATTTTCTCTGTTACACGTACTCAAAACACATATCAGGAAATGTCTGCCAAAGGCAACTCTTATGATAACTGGCGTAATAATTCCAACGACCGTTATCAGAATATCTGGTGGGGATATGGAAGCAATGGCATTTACCAGTCTTATCAGGATATAGCAAACAGTTCAGTATATGCTTCCCGTTCAACTCTTCCTGGTGATTATATTTATGAAGACTGGAATGGAGATGGTATTATTTCAGATCTTGACAGACACCCTATCAGCTTCTCAGGAACTCCTATCGTCAATTTTGGTTTGACATTAGGTGCAGAATGGAAAGGATTCGATTTGAATTTATTATTTCAGGGATCAACCATGAATTATGTATCTTATGTAGAACAATTGATTGAACCAATGTGGGGATCAGATTACTCAAATGCATTGGCTATGTTCCTTGACAGATGGCATCCGGCTGATTCTTCAGCTGATCCATACGATCCAAACACTCAGTGGGTTTCCGGAGATTTAGCTTATACAGGTTCAGTTCCTGAATCAGATTCAAAATTCCGCATACACAATGCTTCGTATGTTCGTTTAAAGAGTGCAGAATTAGGCTATACATTACCTTCGGCTTTAACTAAAAAGGTTGGCATAAAGAGCGTTCGTATGTTTGTGAACGGATACAATCTCTTCACACTCTCTAGCATGAAATATATAGACCCGGAACATCCTAGCGATAGCTACGGTAACTTATATCCTTTGAACAGGACTATTTCTCTTGGTCTGAATGTTAAATTTTAA
- a CDS encoding FecR family protein, translating to MDKETLYRFFEGKATPEQESEIRAWMESSDENGKEFFRERKLFDAIVLLGKQNKEVTENQKPFYTRIPVRELLKIAAVIVFTLSATLFIQNKVMSDDRVAMNVVSVPAGQRVNLTLPDGTNLWLNACSTLKYPAVFTKNKREIMLDGEAYFEVAHNKKKPFIVHTGKCDVEVLGTKFNVEAYSNKSKFETSLMEGSVKVSLAINNAESLVLTPDTRAYLEGGRLVSAKIEDYGNYRWKEGLICFKNLPFSDVMLKLEKYFDIKIKINNKKVKDCILTGKFRQTDGIDYALKVLQKDVYFNFKRNENNDVIYIY from the coding sequence ATGGATAAAGAAACATTATATCGTTTTTTCGAAGGGAAGGCTACGCCTGAACAAGAATCAGAAATCAGAGCATGGATGGAATCCTCTGATGAAAATGGCAAGGAGTTTTTCCGTGAAAGAAAATTATTCGATGCAATAGTTCTTTTGGGTAAACAGAATAAAGAAGTTACAGAAAATCAAAAACCTTTCTATACAAGGATTCCTGTACGTGAATTGCTTAAGATTGCAGCGGTTATCGTATTTACACTCTCTGCTACATTATTTATTCAGAACAAAGTGATGTCTGATGACAGAGTAGCTATGAATGTAGTTTCTGTTCCTGCCGGACAACGGGTTAATTTAACTCTCCCTGATGGTACAAACCTATGGCTTAATGCTTGTTCAACGCTTAAATATCCAGCTGTATTTACTAAAAATAAACGCGAAATAATGCTTGATGGTGAAGCTTATTTTGAAGTGGCACATAATAAGAAAAAACCATTTATTGTACATACCGGGAAATGTGATGTTGAGGTACTTGGTACTAAATTCAACGTTGAAGCATATTCTAATAAAAGCAAGTTCGAAACATCTCTGATGGAAGGATCTGTAAAAGTATCCTTAGCCATCAATAATGCAGAATCGTTGGTCTTGACGCCTGATACCAGAGCTTACCTGGAAGGTGGAAGATTGGTATCTGCCAAAATTGAAGATTATGGTAATTATAGGTGGAAAGAAGGACTTATATGCTTTAAGAATCTTCCGTTCTCGGATGTTATGTTGAAACTGGAGAAGTATTTTGATATTAAGATCAAAATCAATAATAAGAAAGTGAAAGATTGTATTCTTACCGGAAAATTCAGGCAGACAGATGGAATTGATTATGCACTGAAAGTATTACAAAAGGATGTGTACTTTAATTTTAAAAGAAATGAAAACAACGACGTGATATATATATATTAA
- a CDS encoding RNA polymerase sigma-70 factor, giving the protein MNATTELKAFNQLFTDYQSRFIRFANFYVRDTAVAEDFTIEALMYYWENRHRLEAETNIPAYILTIIKNKCLNHLTHRQTVENVSEMMLSNAQWELSTRVASLQECEPYELFTAEMNEIVDKTLESLPKQTKDIFIMSRYQNMSHKEIADKLNITTKGVEFHISKAIKALRISLKDYMPVLLFFL; this is encoded by the coding sequence ATGAATGCAACTACAGAATTAAAAGCCTTTAATCAACTATTTACTGACTATCAAAGTCGTTTTATTCGTTTTGCAAATTTTTATGTTCGTGATACTGCTGTTGCTGAAGATTTCACGATAGAGGCTCTTATGTATTATTGGGAAAACAGACACAGACTTGAGGCTGAAACTAATATACCAGCTTATATATTGACTATTATTAAAAATAAATGTCTGAATCATCTTACTCATCGCCAGACTGTTGAAAATGTTTCGGAAATGATGCTTTCCAATGCTCAATGGGAACTTTCAACGCGTGTGGCATCACTTCAGGAATGCGAACCGTACGAGCTCTTTACAGCTGAAATGAATGAGATCGTAGATAAAACTCTAGAATCGCTTCCAAAGCAAACCAAAGATATATTTATTATGAGCCGATATCAGAATATGTCTCATAAAGAAATTGCTGATAAATTGAATATTACTACAAAAGGCGTTGAATTCCACATATCTAAGGCTATTAAGGCGCTTCGTATTTCTCTCAAAGATTATATGCCGGTTCTTCTTTTTTTTCTTTAA